Proteins found in one Hypericibacter terrae genomic segment:
- a CDS encoding threonine synthase, translating into MTSVSTDAGAWPTFVTHLECSMTGERYEADRLHGLSKAGKPLLVRYDLAALAKAVSKKALAERSGGFWRYREFLPVRHAKNVVELGEVMTPLVPLPRLARALGAGADTILVKDEGRLPTGSFKARGLALAVAMAKELGLAHLAMPTNGNAGAAMAAYASRAGMRSTVFCPADTPDVNVREIALQGAAVYRVNGLINDCGKIVAGGKEAVGWFDLSTLKEPYRIEGKKTMGLELAEQMGWELPDAIFYPTGGGTGLIGMWKAFEELEAIGWIGARRPRMIAVQASGCAPIVKAYEEGNEHAELWPNAHTIAAGIRVPVAIGDFLILRAVRESGGFAIAVEDDAIVAAQEAVAKEEGLLLCPEGAATFAAYRQALKDGRVGPQDRCLLFNCATGLKYPMPPAELAIDRHRPIDYAAIANAKAP; encoded by the coding sequence ATGACATCCGTTTCCACCGACGCCGGCGCGTGGCCGACCTTCGTCACCCATCTAGAATGCTCGATGACGGGCGAGCGCTATGAGGCCGACCGGCTGCATGGGCTCTCCAAGGCGGGCAAGCCGCTGCTGGTGCGCTACGACCTGGCGGCCCTCGCTAAGGCCGTCTCGAAGAAGGCGCTGGCGGAACGCAGCGGCGGATTCTGGCGCTATCGCGAGTTCCTGCCGGTGCGTCACGCGAAGAATGTCGTCGAGCTGGGCGAGGTGATGACGCCGCTCGTTCCGCTGCCGCGCCTCGCGCGGGCGCTCGGGGCCGGTGCCGACACCATCCTCGTCAAGGATGAAGGCCGCTTGCCGACGGGATCCTTCAAGGCGCGTGGGCTGGCGCTCGCGGTTGCCATGGCCAAAGAGCTCGGGCTCGCCCATCTCGCGATGCCGACCAACGGCAATGCCGGTGCGGCGATGGCGGCCTATGCCTCGCGCGCCGGGATGCGCAGCACCGTCTTCTGTCCGGCCGATACGCCCGACGTCAATGTCCGCGAGATCGCGCTGCAGGGGGCGGCGGTCTATCGCGTCAACGGCCTGATCAACGATTGCGGCAAGATCGTCGCCGGCGGCAAGGAGGCCGTCGGCTGGTTCGATCTCTCGACCCTCAAGGAGCCCTATCGGATCGAGGGCAAGAAGACCATGGGGCTGGAGCTGGCCGAGCAGATGGGCTGGGAATTGCCGGACGCCATCTTCTATCCGACCGGCGGCGGCACCGGTCTGATCGGCATGTGGAAGGCCTTCGAGGAGCTCGAGGCCATCGGCTGGATCGGCGCCCGGCGGCCCAGGATGATCGCGGTCCAGGCCTCGGGCTGCGCGCCCATCGTGAAGGCCTATGAGGAGGGCAACGAGCATGCCGAGCTCTGGCCGAACGCGCATACGATCGCGGCCGGCATTCGCGTGCCCGTGGCGATCGGCGACTTCCTCATCCTGCGCGCGGTGCGCGAGAGCGGCGGATTCGCCATCGCGGTCGAGGACGACGCGATCGTCGCGGCGCAAGAGGCCGTCGCGAAAGAGGAGGGGCTGCTGCTCTGTCCCGAGGGCGCTGCGACCTTCGCGGCCTATCGGCAGGCCCTGAAGGACGGCCGCGTCGGTCCGCAGGATCGCTGCCTGCTCTTCAACTGCGCGACCGGGCTCAAATATCCCATGCCGCCGGCCGAGCTCGCGATCGACCGCCATCGGCCGATCGACTATGCCGCGATCGCGAATGCAAAGGCGCCGTGA
- a CDS encoding 3-deoxy-7-phosphoheptulonate synthase, producing the protein MQAKIDDLRIRTIEPLISPQQLIDELGRTDAAETTVAGTRDRLHRILEGEDDRLIVVIGPCSIHDPVAALDYAQRLATERERLRDDLEIVMRVYFEKPRTTVGWKGLINDPDLNGTFQINRGLRTARELLLRINERGVPAGCEFLDVMTPQYIADLVSWGAIGARTTESQIHRQMASGLSCPVGFKNGTNGDVRIAVEAVEAASHPHHFLALDKEGRAAIAATTGNEDGHIILRGGNLPNYDAASVTKAAQACLQAGVKPRLLIDASHGNSGKRPENQPLVLAAVADQVAAGSDYIHGVMVESHLKGGRQDFVPGGPHAYGVSITDGCLAWSESVAVLERLAHATRGRRSRRRQRADG; encoded by the coding sequence GTGCAAGCCAAGATCGACGATCTCCGAATCCGGACGATTGAACCCCTGATATCGCCGCAACAGCTCATCGACGAGCTGGGCCGGACAGATGCAGCGGAGACCACCGTTGCGGGAACACGCGACCGACTCCATCGAATCCTCGAGGGCGAAGACGACCGCCTCATCGTCGTCATCGGCCCCTGCTCGATTCACGATCCTGTCGCCGCGCTCGACTATGCCCAACGCCTCGCCACGGAGCGCGAACGCCTTCGGGACGATCTCGAAATCGTCATGCGCGTCTATTTCGAGAAGCCCCGAACGACCGTCGGGTGGAAGGGTCTGATCAACGACCCCGACTTGAACGGCACCTTCCAGATCAATCGCGGCTTGCGCACGGCGCGCGAGCTGCTGCTGCGGATCAACGAACGGGGCGTTCCCGCCGGATGCGAATTCCTGGACGTCATGACGCCGCAATACATTGCCGATCTGGTGAGCTGGGGTGCAATCGGCGCCCGCACGACGGAGAGCCAGATCCATCGGCAGATGGCATCAGGCCTGTCCTGCCCGGTCGGCTTCAAGAACGGCACGAATGGCGATGTCCGGATCGCGGTCGAGGCCGTCGAGGCGGCATCCCATCCGCATCACTTTCTTGCGCTCGACAAGGAAGGGCGGGCGGCCATTGCGGCCACCACGGGAAACGAGGATGGGCACATCATCCTGCGTGGCGGCAATCTGCCGAACTACGATGCCGCCAGCGTCACGAAGGCGGCGCAAGCCTGCCTTCAGGCCGGCGTCAAACCTCGTCTCCTGATCGATGCAAGCCACGGCAACAGCGGCAAGCGCCCGGAGAATCAGCCCTTGGTCCTGGCGGCGGTTGCCGACCAGGTGGCCGCGGGTAGCGATTACATCCATGGCGTCATGGTCGAAAGCCATCTGAAGGGCGGCCGCCAGGACTTTGTGCCGGGCGGCCCCCACGCCTATGGCGTCAGCATTACCGACGGCTGCCTGGCGTGGAGCGAATCGGTTGCCGTTTTGGAACGGTTGGCGCATGCGACGCGCGGCCGCCGCTCACGCCGGCGCCAGCGAGCGGATGGATAA
- a CDS encoding class I fructose-bisphosphate aldolase encodes MSGIIETARQLVSPGKGLLAADESLPTIKKRFDPQGIASTEETRRAYRDLLFTTPGMENCISGVILFEETLRQATASGDPFPQLLAKRGIIPGIKVDAGTAPLGADTTETMTKGLEGLPERLSDFRRRGARFAKWRAVIHIDGDRLPTAAAISANATSLARYARDCQDADLTPIVEPEVLMDGSQNIDRSADVTRATLDAVFKALDKAGVRLEGMLLKPNMVVPGAHSGQTQTPEQIADATLECLRSSVPPQVPGILFLSGGQSPEVSTRNLRAIVRRAGAAPWRLSFSFGRALQDEALAAWKGRSQNLEAAQSAFLRRAEILSEAVRAPSGR; translated from the coding sequence ATGAGCGGCATCATTGAAACGGCACGGCAACTGGTCTCGCCTGGAAAAGGTCTTCTCGCCGCGGACGAAAGCCTGCCGACCATAAAGAAGCGTTTCGACCCGCAAGGCATCGCGTCCACCGAGGAAACGAGAAGGGCCTATCGCGACCTGCTCTTCACGACACCCGGCATGGAGAACTGCATCAGCGGTGTGATCCTTTTCGAGGAGACGCTGCGGCAGGCGACCGCCTCGGGCGATCCTTTTCCGCAGCTGCTGGCGAAGCGGGGCATCATCCCCGGCATTAAAGTCGACGCGGGCACGGCGCCGCTGGGAGCCGATACGACCGAGACCATGACCAAAGGCCTCGAGGGGCTGCCCGAGCGATTGTCGGATTTCAGGCGGCGGGGGGCCCGCTTCGCCAAATGGCGCGCCGTCATCCATATCGATGGCGACCGCCTGCCGACCGCCGCCGCCATTTCGGCCAACGCGACAAGCCTTGCCCGTTATGCGCGCGACTGCCAGGACGCCGATCTGACGCCGATCGTCGAGCCGGAGGTTCTCATGGATGGCAGCCAGAATATCGACCGATCCGCCGACGTGACCCGCGCCACCCTCGATGCCGTCTTCAAGGCCCTCGACAAGGCCGGCGTTCGGCTGGAAGGCATGCTGCTCAAACCCAACATGGTTGTGCCGGGCGCGCATTCCGGTCAGACGCAGACGCCGGAACAGATCGCCGACGCGACGCTGGAATGCCTGCGCAGCAGCGTGCCGCCGCAGGTGCCGGGAATCCTGTTCTTGTCGGGCGGCCAGAGCCCCGAGGTTTCGACGCGCAATCTCCGCGCGATCGTGCGACGGGCCGGCGCTGCGCCCTGGCGTTTGAGCTTCTCTTTTGGCCGCGCCCTCCAGGACGAGGCGCTTGCCGCGTGGAAAGGCCGGTCTCAAAACCTCGAAGCGGCGCAATCAGCCTTCCTCCGCCGGGCTGAGATCCTGTCGGAAGCGGTGCGGGCGCCGTCGGGACGCTGA
- a CDS encoding DUF763 domain-containing protein: MTRRSGSADLPLHNGRVPAWLGRRMTRMGAVIAEAILHHYGRDEFLRRLSHPFWFQSFGAVMGMDWHSSGITTSVIGALKRGLAPLSGELGLHVCGGRGSHSRQTPQELVAIGERTGLDGTALAKTSRLVAKVDSAALQDGFDLYLHGFILADDGKWVVVQQGMNGATRTARRYHWLSEDLKSFVEAPHQAIEGENQGEIVNLTDRRAAASRQGQIDLLRDLGPDRLVGEIASLQGKPLPAAAPPEAPLLPHLVMPAHHDVRPKDVMLRRLHGALAAAADRAPADFSELLLVPGVGARTVHSLAMAAEIIHGAPCRFADPARFSLAHGGKDRHPYPVPLKVYDQTIAVLKSAVEKARLGNDERLDAIRRLDEQTRRLERTATGPSLPAFIGEERRRSPEYGGRSVFGWEPAPDSADHAEPVRFPTAP, from the coding sequence GTGACGCGACGGTCGGGGAGCGCCGATCTGCCTTTGCATAACGGCCGGGTCCCCGCCTGGCTGGGCCGGCGCATGACGCGGATGGGCGCGGTCATCGCCGAGGCGATCCTCCATCATTACGGCCGGGACGAGTTCCTGCGCCGCCTGTCACATCCGTTCTGGTTTCAGTCCTTCGGCGCCGTCATGGGCATGGACTGGCATTCCTCCGGCATCACCACCAGCGTCATCGGCGCGCTGAAGCGGGGGCTGGCGCCGCTCTCGGGCGAGCTCGGCCTGCATGTCTGCGGCGGGCGGGGGAGCCATTCGCGGCAGACGCCCCAGGAGCTGGTCGCCATCGGCGAGCGCACCGGCCTCGACGGAACGGCGCTGGCGAAAACGAGCCGGCTGGTCGCCAAGGTCGACAGCGCCGCCCTGCAGGACGGCTTCGATCTCTATCTCCACGGTTTCATCCTCGCCGATGACGGCAAATGGGTCGTGGTGCAGCAGGGCATGAACGGCGCAACGCGCACGGCGCGCCGCTATCACTGGCTGTCGGAGGATCTGAAGAGCTTCGTCGAGGCGCCGCACCAGGCGATCGAGGGCGAGAACCAGGGCGAGATCGTGAATCTCACCGACCGGCGCGCCGCCGCCTCGCGGCAAGGCCAGATCGATCTGCTGCGCGATCTGGGGCCCGACCGCCTCGTCGGTGAGATCGCTTCGCTGCAAGGAAAGCCGTTGCCGGCGGCGGCACCTCCCGAAGCCCCGCTCCTGCCTCATCTCGTCATGCCGGCGCATCACGATGTGCGGCCCAAGGATGTCATGCTCCGTCGCCTGCATGGCGCGCTCGCCGCGGCGGCCGACCGGGCGCCTGCCGATTTCAGCGAGCTGCTGCTGGTCCCGGGTGTGGGCGCCCGGACCGTGCATTCGCTCGCCATGGCGGCCGAGATCATCCATGGTGCGCCCTGCCGCTTCGCCGATCCTGCGCGCTTCTCGCTCGCGCATGGCGGTAAGGACCGGCATCCCTATCCGGTGCCGCTCAAGGTCTATGACCAGACCATCGCCGTCCTCAAATCCGCGGTCGAGAAGGCCAGGCTCGGCAATGACGAACGGCTCGATGCGATCCGCCGGCTGGACGAGCAGACGCGACGGCTGGAGCGGACGGCGACGGGCCCGTCGCTGCCGGCTTTCATCGGCGAGGAGCGCCGGCGCTCGCCTGAGTATGGCGGGCGCAGCGTCTTCGGCTGGGAGCCGGCGCCCGACTCCGCCGATCATGCGGAGCCCGTTCGATTCCCGACCGCGCCATGA